The Spirochaetaceae bacterium DNA window GGGCGGGACGCCGGAGAACACGCGCGCGGAGCGTTGCGTGTCCTACCGTGTAGAAGGGGTCGAGGTCGGCTCATTGAACCTGGGCTCCGTGAACATGTACGGCGCGGTGTTCGCCAACCCGGTGGACGAGATCGACTATTATCTGGGCGAGCTCACCGCCCGGAACCTGAAGCCGTACCTGGATTGCTTCGACCTGTCCCACGTCGCCCGGGTCCAGGAGCTTGCCGCGGGCGGCCGGTTGCAGTCGCCGCACCTGTTCGGCCTCGTGCTCGGGTTCCCTGACTCGTTGCCGTACGAAGACCGCTACCTGGATGCCCTGGTGGCCAACCTGCCCGCCGACTCGCTGTGGGTATTGCATCGCTACCATGCGCCCGGCGCCGCCGGCTTCATGCGTGCCCTGGAGCGCGGCGGGCATGTCCGGGTCGGCTACGAGGACGGACCGTTTCTCGCCGACGGTGAACGCGCACGCTCCAACGCCGAACTGGTCGAGGAAGCCGCCGCGCTGGCGCGATCGGTCGGCCGCACGGTCGTCGGCCCGGAACGCGCCCGCGAGTTGCTGGGACTCCCGGCCCTGGAAACGAGTTCCACCCGCTGAAGCGGATCGGTTACGGGACCGGTACCGTCTGGTCCAACCACCACCGCTCGGGTGGGTGGGCCGAGATCTCAGGATGCCCGAATCACGCCGATGCAGTGGGCGTAACCCCAGCGTAACCCCCGGTGGATATTGCGCGACGCCCGTTCTGTGCGTAAGGTCGGGGCACTACGATGACGTTCGCCCGCACGATCCGGGTGGTGGAGACCCACACCGCCGGCATGCCCACGCGCATCGTCACCTCCGGCCTGCCGCCCGTCCCCGGCGCCACCATGGCAGAGCGGGCCGCGTGGCTGCGCGGCTGCGAGGAGATGACGGCAGTGGCGCGCATGCTGTGCCATGAGCCGCGCGGCCACTCGGGTCAGTTCGGGGCGCTGCTCACCCCGCCCACCGCGGCGGGGTCGGTTACCGGCGCGGTTTTCTTCTCGCCGGCCTGGAGTGCGGGCGGCTGCGGTCACGCCACCATCGCCATCGCCACCATGCTGGTGGAGACCGGGGCGGTGGCCGGGCCGCTGCCGGTGGAGTTCGGCATCGACACCCCGTCCGGGACGGTGACCGCGCGGGTGCACGGTTCGGGCACCGAGGTCGAGTTCGTGGCGTTCCGGAACGTGCCGAGCTTCCTGTACCGGGCGGACCAGGTGATCGAGGTGCCGGGTGTCGGGGAAGTGCGCGCCGACGTGTGCTACGGCGGCAATCTGTACGCCTACGTGTGGGCGCCCGACCTGGGGATGCGGGTGCGCGCGGAGAACCTGCCGCGCTTGCAGCAGCTCGGCGGGGAGGTGCGCGAAGCGGTGATCGGGCAGGTGTCCCTCGACGACTTGCCGCCCGGCGTGCCGGCACGGGTCGGCGGGGTGATGTTTCGCGACGACCCGGAGCACCCCGAAGCCGACATGAAGAACGTGCTGGCGGGCAGAGTGGGATTCGACCGCTCGCCGTGCGGCACCGGCACCAGCGGCTGGCTGGCCGCCCTGCACGCGCGCGGACGCCTGGCCGTGGGCGAGGAATTCGTGAACGAGAGCATTACCGGCGGCCTGTTTCGCGGCCGGGTGCTGGAGGCAACCTCGCGGGGAGCGTTCGAAGCGATCATCCCGGAAATCGCCGGCAGCGCCTTCATCACCGGCTTCCACGACTTCGTGCTCGATCCCCGCGATCCTTATCCCGGAGGCTTCGACTTCGGTGCCGGCCTGCCGGCGGCGCCGGAGACGACGGCCGCGCCGGCCGCGGGCGCGCGCGACAAGGTCAAGTTCTACCGCCTGGCGTGGGACGTGATCGGTTCCGAGTACGCCTCGCGTCACGAGCAGTACGAGCTGTTCTACGCCGGCGCGCCGTTCGTGACGCGCGCCCATTCGTTCCGCACCTTCGACTGGGACGGCGCCACCGGCCTGGTCGACGACATGCTCGCCACCTACCGCCTGGAGGAGTCGCGCCGCCGCTACCTTCCATGGCATCTTCCGCATCGCGCCACCGCCCGACATCGACCTGGAGGAGTTCATCGAAGGGGCGGTCGACATGCCGCTGCCGCACATCTTCACCATCGACATGATCCGCACGGCGCAGCGCCGCTCGGACCACGTGGTGCCGGCACCGTTCATGGACGCGGTGAGCCAGGGCATCTCGTCGTTCAACACCGCCCCGCTTCCCGACCGACGACGCGGACTTCCGCCGGGCGGTACAGCACCTGGTGAACCGCGAGACGCTTGCCCGCATCTACGCGATGGCCGAGGAGTCGTTCGTCACCATGTGGCCGTGGCCGGACTGCGGTTCGCTGGATGGTGGCCGGCACCATCGGCTACCG harbors:
- a CDS encoding 3-keto-5-aminohexanoate cleavage protein, encoding MDELIIAVAPYPSEKQVERFPGTLDVPDELIRCYDAGASIGHLHVRDANGVQTPDTALFEEQVGTVHARCPLIIEGSTGGTPENTRAERCVSYRVEGVEVGSLNLGSVNMYGAVFANPVDEIDYYLGELTARNLKPYLDCFDLSHVARVQELAAGGRLQSPHLFGLVLGFPDSLPYEDRYLDALVANLPADSLWVLHRYHAPGAAGFMRALERGGHVRVGYEDGPFLADGERARSNAELVEEAAALARSVGRTVVGPERARELLGLPALETSSTR
- a CDS encoding proline racemase family protein — protein: MTFARTIRVVETHTAGMPTRIVTSGLPPVPGATMAERAAWLRGCEEMTAVARMLCHEPRGHSGQFGALLTPPTAAGSVTGAVFFSPAWSAGGCGHATIAIATMLVETGAVAGPLPVEFGIDTPSGTVTARVHGSGTEVEFVAFRNVPSFLYRADQVIEVPGVGEVRADVCYGGNLYAYVWAPDLGMRVRAENLPRLQQLGGEVREAVIGQVSLDDLPPGVPARVGGVMFRDDPEHPEADMKNVLAGRVGFDRSPCGTGTSGWLAALHARGRLAVGEEFVNESITGGLFRGRVLEATSRGAFEAIIPEIAGSAFITGFHDFVLDPRDPYPGGFDFGAGLPAAPETTAAPAAGARDKVKFYRLAWDVIGSEYASRHEQYELFYAGAPFVTRAHSFRTFDWDGATGLVDDMLATYRLEESRRRYLPWHLPHRATARHRPGGVHRRGGRHAAAAHLHHRHDPHGAAPLGPRGAGTVHGRGEPGHLVVQHRPASRPTTRTSAGRYSTW